Genomic segment of Pirellulales bacterium:
GGCTGCACTGCAATTGCCGTTACCGGTTGAAACCAAAGCAATCATCGAAAAAGCATTGACTACGTAATAACAGCCTTCGTTTATCCTATGCACGCCGAAGTCATTTCCATTGGCGATGAACTTACCAGCGGCCAAAGGCTAGATACGAACAGTCAATGGCTCAGTACTCGGCTGTGCGAACTGGGAGTTAGCGTGCTGTATCACACCACCGTAGCCGACAATCTGGACGCCAACGTGC
This window contains:
- a CDS encoding molybdopterin-binding protein; protein product: MHAEVISIGDELTSGQRLDTNSQWLSTRLCELGVSVLYHTTVADNLDANV